From the genome of Oxyura jamaicensis isolate SHBP4307 breed ruddy duck chromosome 2, BPBGC_Ojam_1.0, whole genome shotgun sequence:
ATAGGAAGACTTTTAAGAGCTGCTTGTATGCTTTCAGTCATGTTTTCCATCATAAGGCGGCGTGTCTTTGTGGTGGCACTTCCAATGTGAGGAGTTATTAAGACATTCTCCATTTTTAACAAAGGGTGATccctgggaaaagaaaagaaatgctgagtTATTCAGTCAGAGAGTGTGCTTCCTCAGCACCTGAGGATGCACCAGGAAGATGcttaaaatagtaattaaaaactaATTGTATGACTTTACTGTACTCAAAGCAGAGTTCAAACTGATACCTGGCTTATAGCTttttatgtaataaatattataaatatttatgtaaaaatgtCAGTATTTATGTAATAAgcattggaaatatttttatgtaataattatttttatgtaataaatattttgtaactttTCCAAATGAGTCAGTGTGGATTTTGTTGGGCTGCTACAGAAGGACTGGGGACATCATTTCAGCAGGACTAGTGCGCATGTATTATGTGCAGGAATACTAACAAAATTATGTAATTTCTCGCATGCCCACAAACTTGTATGCACACACACTAACTTAAATACATGTCCTACCTTGGCAAAGGTTCAGGATATGTCACATCCAGAGCAGCTGCCTTAATAACTTTGTTTTGAAGGGCTTCCACCAAATCATCCTGATCTACAACCAGACCTAGGTTACAGTAAGAAAGATACTCTTATTTTCATATTCCACACAGTTCTTTCACCATCTTTTTCGGCATGATGGTTAGGCAAATTGTAGAGCTAGCGATGTTCACGAAGCAGAAATAGCAGCAGAGGGTGGTCAGTCAGGAGGAGGAAGCTTGGGTACACACATCAGAGTTGTACAATTGGGAATTTGAAAAGGCAGGATGTAGCAGCATAAAATAAAGTACAGCACCAGGCTTCAGAGTGGACTTTGCCACCTAGATCTATGTTAAGAAGAACACTGCATTaagtagagaagaaaataaaaagcttaagTTAGACattatataaatacacataggCTTCTGACACTCCAAACATTTTAGAGACGTACTTGCTAATTATGGAAATGCTTAAAGATTTTGCTGAGATATGACCATGGGCTAAATAATTTAGTAATCagaaatttaattgaaaatttcAGAGTAACAGATACTTTATTGGGGTTGGGTTTTCCCAGGTCTTTCTATACaaaaactttaataaaactACATTATGGTTCACTGGCATCTACCTATACTGTACCCTACCTCTGCTGATGTTAATGAGAGTAGCTGTGGGTTTCATCAGCTGTAGTTCCCTCTTCCCAATCAGTTTGTGTGTCTGAGGTGTCAGGTTCACAGCTAACATCACAAAATCTGACTGCTGGAGCAAATCATCTATCTTCTTACAGTAGGTGGCTccaacagcattttcttcttccttgtttctgggggggagggaagggagggaaagaaaattgaaCTCTTAATAGTAAGCAACAAGTTGCAGAAAAAGTTCAAATCAGCATTagagaaaatgcttcttttttttttttttctttgctcttcattAAGAAGCAGCTAGCTAATTATCTTACTGAAAttcaatacagaaaaatattaagctCTGTTTCCCACAATATCGAGGGCGCTATACAGAAATGTGCAGTATTACACCCATGGGAAGAAAGTAGGAAATGCACATAAATGcactgaataaataataaattaaatgcatttatatcaCAGCTTCTGGATATAAGAATTGgttcttttccaacccaaatgcAAAACTGATGACTGACATGAATTCTCTTACCTGTGAAAAGTAACTCATCTGAAAACTGCTGAGGAAACAGatgaggcagggcagggcaatTTTCAGAAATCTGTGTCAACAACGCTCTGCTTCCTATGTGTATCAGCGCTGTCTCACCGAAACTACCTACTGTAGGATCAGCATTTTGATCCGTATCAGGACTAATCAGGGCGTGCATTGCGTTGCTCCCAACAGGTTCCCACAGAAGTGAATGAGGCACAGTATGTGGGAGCGGGCCTTGACAAACAGGTACACAGAAGGGCACGTGTTTCGTATAGAAGACAGCCAGCCAAAGGGCTGGCAAGTCCAGTTCTCGTGGCCAGCTGATTCTAAAAGGATGACTGAGGCATTTCTACCTGCATCCCTGCTACATGTACGTCACAGCAGTTACGTCATCCTGGACGATTTCTCCATTCTTCAATACCTTGCAATGTCACCAGCTTTACAGGAACGCCCAGGTAATTGGATCATAGTGAAACCCATGAGATTTATCAGTTCTCTTCCTTTCTGactttgtttttgtataaaCTGTGAGATCAATGACCATCCTGAAGCATCCAGTGTAGGTGTTTTGCCACTTAAAGAGACAGTCATAGGAGAGCTGCTTATTGTCATGGCCCCAGGAGCACTGTCAtccctgccttgccctgcccGTCCCTTGGGATACCCCTGACCCTGCCTAGGGGCCAAGACCCCATGTCAGCTCACTGCTTTGGTTTCAGCCCGGCCCAATCACCATGAGCTTGCCTGTCTGATGGCTTGGACTTTTGGATGAACCTGGCCATGATCTCTGTGCCAAACAGCTGGGCCTTGGCCAGAGAGGCCTTTGCCCTTCTGGCTATGTTATCACTTAGGGAGCAGCTCCCCTCGCTGCTTCCCAACACCTACAATATTCAATATTAATGCAGAGAGCACATCATCCTATCCTAACGTGGAGAATATGAGATTCATTTGACAGTGAAAGCTATGAACAACATTCAAAAGCAGTGACAAAGTAGACTTTCCATGGAGCTGTAACTGTTTTTACCTCTGTTTCCTGTTGTGGtacaaaattttcatttcaaaggctTTGGCTCTCTCAGCCACTTTGTAGCCAATGGTGCCCATTCCAATGATCCCTAGAGTAGCTCCAGAAacctcagcccccagccagtTGGCAGGGAAATACTCAGTGTCAGGGGAAACTGCCATTTGATAGCcttaggggaaagaaaaaaaaaaaaaaaaaaaaaaaaaaaaaaggaaaaacgtAATGTAAAGAAAGATTGCATGACTACTCCTGGCATCTGGTTACTTTTTATCATAAcacaacacagaaacagaagaacaatAGCATAAGGCTATTGTGTTTCTGGGCAAAACtcaaaaaaatgctgcattgGCTACACAATTTCTTACATTGATTCCTTGCTTGGGATATAAGCATATCCAGACCCTTTTTGGAAGACAAGGAAAGGAAGGCCAAAGCAGCAACCTCACTTTGATGTATACCAAACCTACTCATAATCTTTCTTTGCCTGCAGTACAAATTATTGTTCAATTAAAATGCACCTCAGCAATACAACTTCCTACTCGTGGTAGTTCATCAGCAGCACTAATGTAACTGACAGTGCCACAGATATCACCTATGCTGTAGGCACCGAATAATGTAACTGATGAAATACAGGTTGTAGTATCATCAAAAGACTTTCAGTGAAGCCAAAATATGCTTCCCAGCTGTCTTACAGAAACACCATAGttcacagggaaaagaaatacaatgcaTGGTGGACAAATTTCTAGACAGTTTGTTCATAATTACTCAAATTTGTATCAGCTTGGCAAAGACAGGCTTCAGGTTCCTTGCTAATAACTTTGTTTATTAGAACTTGAAAAGCAAGACTGCAGTGAACATGTAGAATGAGTAAGTGGCTATGGACCGAGGTAGAAGAAGCCTGAATTTAGGGCCATCTGGAAAAAGGAATGTATCTGCCTTGATAATATATCTGTTTAGAAATTGAATGCACCATGTGCAAGTTCTCACCAGCATGACAGATTAacttaattgtatttttctgtatttctactaTTAAGCTTACCTTCACATCAGCACACACTTTCTAATTCCGTGTTTTGAACAgccagcttttctttaaaaaaggctgaaagcatttcagttaTTACCTTCCACAAGTCTCCTGGAGGATGCCAGCATCAAAGCCATCCCCAAGTCTGCAGTGTCAGTGGAAACAATAAATGGAGTGTTAGACACTTTCACACCATAGCGGGAGAGGAGGTTCAGGTCCAAATGATCTATTCCCACTCCAGAGCTTGCAACTATCTTCAGGTTAGGTAGGCTCTGGAGTAATTCTTCATTAATAACTGGTTTGTGATACCACATATAAATAGCTCTGATCTTTTTGCCAAGAATTTTCTTGTTTGCAACATATTCTTTCATGGTGATGAGACAAAAATGTTCCTTCAGAAATTCAACATGTTCTTCATATACTCCGTGCTTCTCTCCTATGCAGTCAATTAGCACACAAGGCAGCTTCTGATCCTCCATGCCCtacaaaaatgagaaactgcAAAGACATCTCCTTAAGTGAGTCAttatacctttttaaaaaaccaGGAATTGACCGGCTCTATTATACGCCTTTTCTTACTTGATGATATAGTTGGCTAAAGATATTTGCTTCCACATGCAGAACTTTAGTGTTCAATTTTCATGCAACCTTGTTAATACGAATACATTATTGTTTCTAGCATACCAGCTACGCTAACACTTAAACAAAAGAGCTCCTATATGTTACACCTGTTCAGTATTCAGTCCATTCAGAGGCCAGCATCTTGATAATTTAAGAATGTGGCCATATGAGCTCAAAACTGTCTTTTAGCCCCCAAgttctgcctttgctttccaTTCATGCAGTCATCTTGGTTAAAAAGCATGAATGAGATTACCTCAGGAAAGGCCTTATTGAATAGAACAGCTACAATTTGTTAACTACGGACTTTGGAGTTAGCAATTTACTTTCTCAACGTAAGGttacccttttttttccccttaaatctCCTTCAATATCCTGACACCTCTGCAGTCTGCTGACCCTGGAAACCAAGTCCCACTGCTCTTTCTCCGTCCGCTCAGAGGGACGAGcaccctcctgctcccacccagACCTCCAGCCGCCGAGGCACGCTTTTAATGGCTGTTTTGGCAGGCAGGGCGGGCTGAGCCCTGCAAGCAGCCCCCTCTGCAGACAGACACTCGCAGCCTTCCCGAGGAATCTGCAGGTGGAGCTGAAGACGAGAGCGCTCCTGAAGGGCCGCCCGGCGCCTGGCAGGACTCGTCCTGGCCCTGGCCCTGTGGGACTACCCCAAAGAGGCCGGCTCCCCTCTCACCGGGAGTCGCTCGCCCCCGCTGAGGGAGCGCCGAGCTcggggccgccgccgcgggGCCCTGGCGGGCCGGAGCCCTCCCACACCGCTCACCTCCGccgctcgccgccgccgccgccggggagTATCGGGGCTgcggggaaggaggaggagcgggAGGAGGTGCTGTCCCCTGGGAGAGGTGCCTGGGAGGAGGTCAGGGTGCCCGTGGCGTTCGGCTGCTACCTTCAGAccgtgtatatatatatatatatatatatttttttttcagaagtgtccTGCTTCTGTGCTCTTAACACTTTCAACATAATTAAATTTGGCATTAAAGTCATGCTcacttttcttttatctgtacTCTGAGTAGGAGGCATGGTCCTGTTCCTCTGGTGGG
Proteins encoded in this window:
- the LOC118162166 gene encoding probable 2-ketogluconate reductase, with the translated sequence MEDQKLPCVLIDCIGEKHGVYEEHVEFLKEHFCLITMKEYVANKKILGKKIRAIYMWYHKPVINEELLQSLPNLKIVASSGVGIDHLDLNLLSRYGVKVSNTPFIVSTDTADLGMALMLASSRRLVEGYQMAVSPDTEYFPANWLGAEVSGATLGIIGMGTIGYKVAERAKAFEMKILYHNRKQRNKEEENAVGATYCKKIDDLLQQSDFVMLAVNLTPQTHKLIGKRELQLMKPTATLINISRGLVVDQDDLVEALQNKVIKAAALDVTYPEPLPRDHPLLKMENVLITPHIGSATTKTRRLMMENMTESIQAALKSLPIPHEVLL